A window of Melopsittacus undulatus isolate bMelUnd1 chromosome 2, bMelUnd1.mat.Z, whole genome shotgun sequence contains these coding sequences:
- the CCDC169 gene encoding coiled-coil domain-containing protein 169, with product MAERSGRRAAEPDRLALELGRERRKKQMLEISISELRNTVTELEKRLSSVEDEGNEWKTRYETQVEWNKHLERQINILQHKMELICGNPADILSTVRTFHQMSVGSLKEVLKQLVEEKKSLQNQLKDKEVRLEQEAKAYHKANNERRMYLSEILQTSATLKIVERQKADALTGKGDNQILRGRYSVPGNPKMVNPQKGSIKKTIGVKQLPKLKH from the exons ATGGCGGAACGCAGCGGCCGCCGGGCAGCAGAGCCAGACCGCCTGGCGCTGGAGCTGGGCCGAGAGAGGCGGAAGAA GCAAATGCTTGAAATCTCAATATCTGAACTGAGAAACACTGTCACAGAATTGGAAAAAAGACTTAGCAGTGTTGAAGATGAAG gtAATGAATGGAAAACCAGATATGAGACACAAGTAGAATGGAACAAACATCTGGAAAGGCAAATTAATATTCTGCAACACAAAATGGAACTTATTTGTGGAAATCCAGCAG ATATATTGTCCACTGTTCGCACCTTTCATCAAATGTCTGTG GGTTCCTTAAAGGAGGTTCTCAAACAACTAgtagaagagaagaaaagtctCCAGAATCAGCTAAAAGACAAAGAAGTTAGACTGGAACAAGAAGCAAAG GCTTACCACAAAGCTAACAATGAGCGGCGCATGTACCTCTCAGAGATCTTACAG ACCTCAGCCACACTTAAAATTGTTGAAAGGCAAAAAGCAGATGCTCTGACTGGCAAGGGAGACAACCAGATACTGAG agggaGATACAGTGTTCCAGGAAACCCAAAGATGGTTAATCCTCAAAAAGGATCGATTAAAAAGACTATAGGAGTGAAGCAGCTTCCAAAACTAAAGCACTGA